From Streptomyces sp. NBC_00775, one genomic window encodes:
- a CDS encoding ABC transporter substrate-binding protein: protein MAVPRRARIMVTMAAVLGLTVGVSGCGADTTADAESITLTVVATNYGDSVHKNSLGYWDRVALAFQSSHPGIRVVAKVYPADTVDAKVAELVKRGKAPDIVQTGSYAEYASKGLLYSADELLSIPVQAGFVPSLAQAGEAQNAQYGLPFTASTRLLYYNKDLFQQAGLKPPTTWQELLVAARVLKAQGVKYPIAVPLGPEEAEAETLMWLLAGEGGYTDDAGSYDFTADANVSTLNWLKSNLVAEGLTGPVAPGKLNGSRALKAFVDGDAAMVNAPLSLMRQIEDSTLNVPYGTVPLPSRTGKTVPTMGTADWTIAFKQRGHREQVGQFLDFLYGDKYVTEQAAEYQLLPVTVTASNAMRADKRYRSLWNGLDTLTNMDLYPLSDTNWARVATAIRSKIGASVKPGGDPEAVLASIAKTAR from the coding sequence ATGGCCGTGCCCCGCAGAGCCCGGATCATGGTGACGATGGCGGCCGTGCTGGGCCTCACGGTGGGCGTGAGCGGCTGCGGCGCGGACACGACGGCGGACGCGGAGAGCATCACGCTGACCGTCGTCGCGACGAACTACGGCGATAGCGTCCACAAGAACTCGCTGGGCTACTGGGACCGGGTCGCACTCGCCTTCCAGTCCTCCCACCCGGGCATTCGCGTGGTGGCGAAGGTCTACCCCGCCGACACCGTCGACGCGAAGGTCGCCGAGCTGGTGAAGCGGGGCAAGGCGCCCGACATCGTGCAGACCGGCAGCTACGCCGAGTACGCGTCCAAGGGCCTGCTCTACTCGGCGGACGAACTGCTCTCCATCCCCGTCCAGGCCGGTTTCGTGCCGAGCCTCGCCCAGGCCGGGGAAGCACAGAACGCCCAGTACGGGCTGCCGTTCACCGCGAGCACCCGGCTGCTCTACTACAACAAGGACCTGTTCCAGCAGGCGGGCCTCAAGCCGCCCACCACCTGGCAGGAACTCCTCGTCGCCGCAAGGGTGTTGAAGGCGCAGGGCGTGAAGTACCCGATCGCCGTACCGCTCGGGCCCGAGGAGGCGGAGGCCGAGACACTGATGTGGCTGCTGGCCGGGGAGGGCGGATACACCGACGACGCCGGCAGCTACGACTTCACCGCCGACGCCAATGTGTCGACACTGAACTGGCTGAAGTCGAACCTCGTCGCGGAAGGGCTCACGGGCCCGGTCGCACCGGGCAAGCTGAACGGCAGCCGGGCGCTGAAGGCCTTCGTCGACGGCGACGCGGCGATGGTGAACGCCCCGCTCTCCCTGATGCGGCAGATCGAGGACTCGACGCTGAACGTGCCCTACGGCACCGTCCCGCTGCCGAGCCGCACCGGCAAGACCGTACCGACCATGGGCACCGCCGACTGGACGATCGCCTTCAAACAGCGCGGGCACCGCGAACAGGTCGGCCAGTTCCTCGACTTCCTGTACGGCGACAAGTACGTCACCGAACAGGCCGCCGAGTACCAGCTGCTGCCCGTCACCGTGACGGCCAGCAACGCCATGCGCGCCGACAAGCGCTACCGCAGCCTCTGGAACGGCCTGGACACACTGACGAACATGGACCTCTACCCGCTCTCCGACACCAACTGGGCGCGGGTGGCGACGGCGATCAGATCGAAGATCGGCGCGTCCGTGAAACCGGGCGGCGACCCCGAGGCCGTACTGGCGTCGATCGCGAAGACGGCGCGCTGA
- a CDS encoding arabinan endo-1,5-alpha-L-arabinosidase: MTSVQNLEQSDPNGQIPNGQIPNGQIPNSQNLEQEEVRVSRTSRRTALLAVPAAILLALIPGTASAYPNPGTVTGSVVVHDPTMIRTSSGRYLLYATGGGLSYKTSTDRTAFTAGSDAFTTKPSWWSTYATEAWAPDISYHGGKYLMYYAVSTFGSNTSAIGLAGSTTGLPGSWSDYGIVYTSTSSSDYNAIDPNLFVDDDGKWWLSFGSWWTGIKMIQIDPSTGKQLSTNTTRYSLASRPTGTKAVEAPYIVKRNGYYYLFASYDVCCQGTSSTYKVKVGRATSVTGPYYDQNGVAMMSNGGTAVLESHGSVIGPGGQSIMADSDSDGDLIVYHYYDGNDSGTPKLGINLLNWSSGWPVAY, encoded by the coding sequence ATGACCAGCGTTCAGAATCTCGAACAATCGGACCCGAACGGCCAGATCCCGAACGGCCAGATCCCGAACGGCCAGATCCCGAACAGTCAGAACCTCGAACAGGAGGAAGTCCGCGTGAGCCGCACCTCCCGCAGAACCGCACTCCTCGCCGTCCCCGCGGCGATCCTGCTCGCCCTGATCCCGGGCACCGCGAGCGCCTACCCCAACCCCGGCACCGTCACCGGGTCCGTCGTCGTGCACGACCCGACGATGATCCGCACCTCGTCCGGGCGGTATCTGCTGTACGCCACCGGTGGCGGCCTGAGCTACAAGACCTCCACGGACCGGACCGCGTTCACCGCGGGCAGCGACGCGTTCACCACCAAGCCGAGCTGGTGGTCGACGTATGCGACCGAGGCCTGGGCGCCCGACATCTCGTACCACGGCGGCAAGTACCTGATGTACTACGCCGTTTCGACCTTCGGGTCGAACACGTCGGCCATCGGCCTGGCCGGTTCGACGACCGGGCTGCCGGGCTCCTGGAGCGACTACGGGATCGTCTACACGTCCACCAGCTCCAGCGACTACAACGCCATCGACCCGAACCTCTTCGTGGACGACGACGGCAAGTGGTGGCTGTCCTTCGGCAGTTGGTGGACCGGCATCAAGATGATCCAGATCGACCCGTCGACCGGGAAGCAGCTCTCCACCAACACGACGCGGTACTCCCTCGCCTCGCGGCCCACCGGGACCAAGGCGGTCGAGGCGCCGTACATCGTCAAACGGAACGGCTACTACTACCTGTTCGCCTCGTACGACGTCTGCTGTCAGGGGACCAGTTCGACGTACAAGGTCAAGGTGGGGCGGGCCACGAGTGTCACCGGGCCGTACTACGACCAGAACGGCGTCGCCATGATGAGCAATGGCGGCACGGCTGTGCTGGAGTCGCACGGCAGCGTCATCGGGCCCGGCGGGCAGTCCATCATGGCGGACTCGGACTCGGACGGGGACCTGATCGTCTATCACTACTACGACGGCAACGACAGCGGGACACCCAAGCTCGGGATCAACCTGCTGAACTGGAGCAGTGGGTGGCCCGTCGCCTATTGA
- a CDS encoding pyridoxal phosphate-dependent aminotransferase, which produces MAGNVTSLFRGTAAHSPSMAALTREGDGAGPVDFCIPCNPYFPTPAMFDELAGRLREIITYYPSSADTITAELCSLLQLPPQCVAMGNGSTELITWIDHLLVRESLAIPVPTFGRWTDQPMETGKRVDMFPLQESTGFALDLAQYADFIRARGTRVAVICNPNNPDGGFIPRQSLIQFMDAMADLDLIVIDESFLEFADAEHEPSVVEDAVMRPNVIVLRSLGKNFGLHGIRFGYLVANPALAGKVRAMLPKWNLNSFAEYVVFMLKEHGQEYMQSLHMVRRDRLDMAQQLSTLPGLTVYPSQGNFLFVRLPVGAEGTVVRDRLLTEHRILVRECGNKIGSSSRFLRLVVRPQVDVRRLVSGLEQVLYGTRRGAAVPELGTGTSYSSGTAAVDRLVSATNGAGMQGLAAQAAAWPGPAAVQPAQMPAQMPSQMPSQMPSLPAPQPAAAVSNFPTPQPAAMSSFPPAQPAGVSNFPTPQPTAWPAAAQAPGAMPTPAPAPTQARPPAPAPPGAMPGMAQAPAAGLGAAGGLTAAQVRGRTQPEPQPQPQQPTGWPAVGALLYGQAG; this is translated from the coding sequence ATGGCCGGCAATGTCACCTCGCTCTTTCGCGGCACTGCGGCGCACAGCCCCTCGATGGCCGCACTGACGCGGGAGGGTGACGGGGCCGGTCCCGTGGACTTCTGCATCCCCTGCAATCCGTACTTCCCCACGCCCGCGATGTTCGACGAACTGGCGGGCCGGCTGCGCGAGATCATCACGTACTACCCGAGCAGCGCCGACACCATCACGGCCGAGCTGTGCTCGCTGCTCCAACTCCCGCCGCAGTGCGTCGCGATGGGCAACGGTTCGACCGAACTCATCACCTGGATCGACCACTTGCTGGTCCGGGAGTCCCTCGCGATACCCGTCCCCACGTTCGGCCGCTGGACCGACCAGCCGATGGAGACCGGCAAGCGGGTCGACATGTTCCCGCTCCAGGAGTCCACCGGCTTCGCCCTCGACCTCGCCCAGTACGCCGACTTCATCCGCGCCCGTGGCACCCGTGTCGCCGTCATCTGCAACCCGAACAACCCCGACGGCGGCTTCATCCCGCGCCAGTCGCTCATCCAGTTCATGGACGCGATGGCCGACCTGGACCTGATCGTCATCGACGAGTCGTTCCTGGAGTTCGCCGACGCGGAGCACGAGCCGAGCGTCGTCGAGGACGCCGTGATGCGGCCCAACGTCATCGTGCTGCGCAGCCTCGGCAAGAACTTCGGACTGCACGGCATCCGCTTCGGCTATCTCGTCGCCAACCCGGCCCTGGCGGGCAAGGTCCGCGCCATGCTGCCCAAGTGGAACCTCAACTCCTTCGCGGAGTATGTGGTGTTCATGCTCAAGGAACACGGCCAGGAGTACATGCAGAGCCTGCACATGGTCCGCCGCGACCGGCTCGACATGGCCCAACAGCTCTCCACGCTGCCCGGCCTCACGGTCTACCCGTCGCAGGGCAACTTCCTCTTCGTGCGCCTCCCCGTGGGCGCCGAAGGCACCGTGGTCCGGGACCGACTGCTCACCGAGCACCGGATCCTGGTCCGCGAGTGCGGCAACAAGATCGGTTCGTCCAGCCGCTTCCTGAGACTCGTGGTGCGCCCCCAGGTGGATGTGCGACGCCTGGTGTCCGGCCTGGAACAGGTGCTCTACGGGACCAGGAGGGGAGCCGCCGTACCCGAGCTGGGCACAGGGACCAGCTACAGCTCGGGTACGGCGGCGGTGGACCGCCTGGTCAGTGCCACGAACGGAGCGGGCATGCAGGGGCTCGCCGCGCAGGCGGCCGCGTGGCCGGGCCCTGCCGCGGTACAGCCCGCGCAGATGCCCGCACAGATGCCGTCGCAGATGCCCTCACAGATGCCGAGCCTGCCGGCCCCGCAGCCGGCGGCGGCGGTGTCGAACTTCCCCACCCCCCAGCCCGCGGCGATGTCCAGCTTCCCGCCCGCGCAGCCCGCGGGGGTGTCGAACTTCCCCACCCCGCAGCCCACCGCCTGGCCTGCCGCGGCACAGGCACCCGGAGCCATGCCCACACCGGCCCCGGCACCGACACAGGCACGGCCGCCGGCACCGGCACCGCCCGGGGCCATGCCCGGTATGGCGCAGGCGCCCGCCGCCGGGCTGGGCGCCGCCGGAGGCCTGACGGCGGCCCAGGTCCGAGGCCGTACCCAGCCGGAACCGCAACCGCAGCCCCAGCAGCCGACCGGCTGGCCGGCCGTGGGAGCCCTGCTGTACGGCCAGGCGGGCTGA
- a CDS encoding aldose epimerase family protein: MELNRRTVIAGAAAAGIAATTLGGTAHASGGRKPVKELFGKLADGTKIYRWSLENGGTKLKVLSYGGIVQSLEIPDRHGKYKNVSLGFDNIEDYVAKTPYFGALIGRYGNRIGKGQFTLDGTSYQLSVNDGVNSLHGGVKGFDKHVWDVEGFTKGSDVGLHLYYTSIDGEMGYPGTLKVKVTYTLTKHGDWRLDYEATTDKATVVNLTSHVYWNLAGEGSGSIYDHELKIAAARYTPVDSGLIPTGELAKVAGTPFDFRHAKTVGEDIRIANQQLLYGKGIDHNWVLDKGITGKPEHVATLRDPSSGRTLKIATTEPGLQFYSGNFLDGTLVGTGGHIYRQGDALCLETQHFPDSPNEPSFPSTVLRPGQTYRTTTVHSFGA, encoded by the coding sequence ATGGAACTGAACAGACGCACGGTCATCGCAGGCGCCGCGGCGGCAGGGATAGCCGCCACCACGCTCGGCGGTACGGCACACGCCTCGGGAGGCAGGAAGCCGGTGAAGGAGCTCTTCGGGAAGCTCGCGGACGGCACGAAGATCTACCGCTGGTCGCTGGAGAACGGCGGCACCAAGCTCAAGGTCCTGTCCTACGGCGGCATCGTCCAGTCCCTGGAGATCCCCGACCGGCACGGCAAGTACAAGAACGTCTCCCTGGGCTTCGACAACATCGAGGACTACGTCGCCAAGACCCCGTACTTCGGCGCGCTGATCGGCCGTTACGGAAACCGCATCGGCAAGGGCCAGTTCACCCTCGACGGCACGAGCTACCAGCTCTCCGTCAACGACGGTGTGAACAGCCTGCACGGCGGGGTCAAGGGCTTCGACAAGCACGTGTGGGACGTCGAGGGCTTCACCAAGGGCTCCGACGTGGGCCTGCACCTGTACTACACGAGCATCGACGGCGAGATGGGCTACCCCGGAACGCTCAAGGTGAAGGTCACCTACACCCTCACCAAGCACGGCGACTGGCGCCTCGACTACGAGGCCACCACCGACAAGGCCACCGTCGTCAACCTCACCAGCCACGTCTACTGGAACCTGGCGGGCGAGGGCAGCGGCTCGATCTACGACCACGAGCTGAAGATCGCCGCGGCCCGCTACACCCCCGTCGACTCCGGCCTGATCCCCACCGGTGAGCTGGCCAAGGTCGCGGGCACCCCCTTCGACTTCCGCCACGCCAAGACGGTCGGTGAGGACATCCGGATCGCCAACCAGCAGCTGCTGTACGGCAAGGGCATCGACCACAACTGGGTCCTCGACAAGGGCATCACGGGCAAGCCCGAGCATGTCGCGACGCTGCGCGACCCGTCCTCCGGCCGCACCCTGAAGATCGCGACGACCGAACCGGGCCTGCAGTTCTACTCGGGCAACTTCCTCGACGGCACGCTCGTCGGAACCGGCGGCCACATCTACCGCCAGGGCGACGCGCTGTGCCTGGAGACCCAGCACTTCCCGGACTCGCCGAACGAGCCGTCGTTCCCGTCGACCGTGCTCCGGCCGGGGCAGACGTACCGGACGACGACGGTGCACTCGTTCGGCGCGTGA
- the mmsB gene encoding multiple monosaccharide ABC transporter permease, whose protein sequence is MSTDVTAKTPAPAPPGKSGSASGEGLLQLMLDGMRRNMRQYGMLFALGLIVVLFAVWTNGDLLLPRNVSNLVLQNSYILILAIGMMLVIIAGHIDLSVGSLTAFVGAMGAVLMVNHDISWPIALVMCLAIGGAAGAAQGFLIAYLGIPSFIVTLAGMLTFRGLTEIFLKGQTIGPFPDGLQKVANGFLPEVGPNTNYHNLTLLLGIGLIAFVVFQEVRDRKRQQEFSLDILPRNLFLLKLVALIAAVLTVTMLLASYKGAPVVLLILGVLVAGFGYLMRNAVIGRHIYAIGGNLPAAKLSGVKDKKVTFLVFLNMGMLAALAGLVFAARFNAASPKAGLNFELEAIAASFIGGASMSGGVGTVLGAIIGGLVLGVLNNGMNLVGIGTDWQQVIKGLVLLAAVGFDVWNKRKVGS, encoded by the coding sequence ATGAGCACGGATGTGACCGCCAAGACGCCGGCCCCGGCGCCGCCCGGCAAGAGCGGATCGGCCTCGGGCGAGGGCCTGCTTCAGCTGATGCTGGACGGCATGCGCCGCAACATGCGGCAGTACGGCATGCTGTTCGCCCTCGGCCTGATCGTGGTGCTGTTCGCCGTGTGGACCAACGGCGACCTGCTGCTGCCGCGCAACGTCTCCAACCTGGTGCTGCAGAACAGCTACATCCTGATCCTCGCGATCGGCATGATGCTCGTCATCATCGCGGGCCACATCGACCTGTCGGTCGGCTCGCTGACGGCGTTCGTGGGCGCGATGGGCGCCGTACTGATGGTCAACCACGACATCTCCTGGCCGATCGCGCTGGTGATGTGTCTGGCCATCGGCGGGGCCGCGGGCGCCGCGCAGGGCTTCCTCATCGCGTATCTCGGCATACCGTCGTTCATCGTGACCCTGGCGGGCATGCTGACCTTCCGCGGTCTGACCGAGATCTTCCTCAAGGGCCAGACGATCGGCCCGTTCCCGGACGGTCTGCAGAAGGTCGCCAACGGCTTCCTGCCCGAGGTCGGCCCGAACACGAACTACCACAACCTCACACTGCTGCTCGGCATCGGTCTGATCGCGTTCGTGGTGTTCCAGGAGGTCCGCGACCGCAAGCGGCAGCAGGAGTTCTCGCTCGACATCCTGCCCAGGAACCTCTTCCTCCTGAAGCTCGTCGCGCTGATCGCCGCCGTGCTCACCGTCACCATGCTGCTCGCCAGCTACAAGGGTGCTCCGGTGGTCCTGCTGATCCTCGGCGTCCTGGTCGCCGGCTTCGGCTACCTGATGCGCAACGCGGTCATCGGCCGGCACATCTACGCGATCGGCGGCAACCTCCCGGCGGCCAAGCTGTCGGGTGTGAAGGACAAGAAGGTCACCTTCCTGGTCTTCCTGAACATGGGCATGCTCGCGGCCCTGGCGGGTCTGGTCTTCGCCGCCCGCTTCAACGCGGCCTCGCCCAAGGCCGGTCTGAACTTCGAACTGGAAGCGATCGCGGCCTCGTTCATCGGCGGCGCGTCGATGAGCGGCGGCGTGGGCACGGTCCTCGGCGCGATCATCGGTGGTCTCGTCCTGGGCGTGCTGAACAACGGTATGAACCTCGTCGGCATCGGCACCGACTGGCAGCAGGTCATCAAGGGCCTGGTGCTCCTGGCGGCGGTCGGCTTCGACGTGTGGAACAAGCGCAAGGTCGGTTCGTAA
- the mmsA gene encoding multiple monosaccharide ABC transporter ATP-binding protein, whose amino-acid sequence MAGPVLEMRSIVKTFPGVKALSDVTLTVQQGEVHAICGENGAGKSTLMKVLSGVHPHGSYEGDILFESEVCSFKDIRASEHRGIVIIHQELALVPYLSIAENIFLGNEHATRGLISWTDTLRHASELLRRVGLDENPNTRVADIGVGKQQLVEIAKALSKKVKLLILDEPTAALNDEDSGKLLDLILELKTQGITSIIISHKLNEIERVADSVTILRDGRTIETLDVKAPETTEDRIISGMVGRDLEHRFPDRTPHEPEAGSAPALEIRDWTVFHPIDQQRKVVDDVSISVRRGEIVGIAGLMGAGRTELAMSVFGRTYGRYAGGTVLRDGKEIRTKTVPEAVGHGIAYVTEDRKHYGLNLIDTINRNISLSALGKVARRGVVDEHEERKVSEGFRKSMNIKAPTVFEPVGKLSGGNQQKVVLSKWIFAGPEVLILDEPTRGIDVGAKFEIYTVIDKLAAEGKAVVFISSELPELLGMCDRIYTMAAGRLTGEFSRAEASQETLMRQMTKDKEVTR is encoded by the coding sequence ATGGCGGGACCCGTCCTGGAAATGCGCTCGATCGTCAAGACCTTTCCCGGCGTCAAGGCGCTGTCGGACGTCACACTGACCGTCCAACAGGGCGAGGTCCACGCCATCTGCGGTGAGAACGGCGCCGGCAAGTCGACCCTGATGAAGGTCCTCTCCGGCGTCCACCCGCACGGGAGTTACGAAGGAGACATCCTCTTCGAGTCGGAGGTCTGCTCGTTCAAGGACATCAGGGCCAGTGAGCACCGCGGCATCGTGATCATCCACCAGGAGCTGGCCCTGGTGCCGTACCTCTCCATCGCGGAAAACATCTTCCTCGGCAACGAGCACGCCACGCGCGGGCTCATCAGCTGGACCGACACGCTGCGGCACGCCTCCGAGCTGCTGCGGCGGGTCGGGCTCGACGAGAACCCGAACACCCGGGTCGCCGACATCGGCGTGGGCAAGCAGCAGCTCGTCGAGATCGCCAAGGCGCTGTCGAAGAAGGTGAAGCTGCTCATCCTGGATGAGCCGACGGCCGCCCTGAACGACGAGGACAGCGGCAAACTCCTCGATCTCATCCTGGAGTTGAAGACCCAGGGCATCACCTCGATCATCATCTCCCACAAGCTGAACGAGATCGAGCGGGTCGCGGACTCGGTGACCATCCTGCGCGACGGGCGGACCATCGAGACGCTCGACGTGAAGGCCCCGGAGACCACCGAGGACCGGATCATCAGCGGAATGGTCGGCCGCGACCTGGAACACCGCTTCCCGGACCGGACACCGCACGAGCCGGAGGCGGGCTCCGCGCCCGCCCTGGAGATCCGCGACTGGACCGTGTTCCACCCGATCGACCAGCAGCGCAAGGTCGTTGACGATGTGTCGATTTCCGTGCGGCGCGGGGAGATCGTCGGGATCGCCGGGCTCATGGGCGCCGGCCGCACCGAACTGGCGATGAGCGTCTTCGGGCGCACCTACGGCCGGTACGCGGGCGGCACGGTGCTCAGGGACGGCAAGGAGATCCGTACCAAGACCGTGCCCGAGGCGGTCGGACACGGGATCGCGTACGTCACCGAGGACCGCAAGCACTACGGCCTCAACCTCATCGACACCATCAACCGCAACATCTCGCTCAGTGCCCTGGGCAAGGTCGCCAGGCGCGGGGTCGTCGACGAGCACGAGGAGCGGAAGGTCTCCGAGGGCTTCCGCAAGTCCATGAACATCAAGGCGCCGACCGTCTTCGAGCCGGTGGGCAAGCTGTCGGGCGGCAACCAGCAGAAGGTCGTCCTCAGCAAGTGGATCTTCGCGGGCCCCGAGGTGCTGATCCTCGACGAGCCGACCCGCGGAATCGACGTGGGCGCCAAGTTCGAGATCTACACGGTCATCGACAAGCTGGCGGCCGAGGGCAAGGCGGTCGTCTTCATCTCCTCCGAGCTGCCGGAGCTGCTCGGTATGTGCGACCGCATCTACACGATGGCCGCGGGACGGCTGACGGGTGAGTTCTCGCGGGCGGAGGCCTCGCAGGAAACGCTGATGCGTCAGATGACGAAGGACAAAGAGGTAACGCGATGA